CGCTGGCGATGCTGCGGGCCAAGCACGCGAGCCTGCCGTCGCGCAAGCACGGCAACCCCCCGCAGTGAGGAGAGTCATCCGTGACCACCCTCGGCCTACGGATCGAGAAGGGCGAGGCCACCGACGAGGACCTCGCCGCCCTCACGGTCCTGCTCCTGACCCGTGCCGCGCGTACCGCCCCCGGCGGCGCGTACCGCG
This DNA window, taken from Streptomyces sp. V3I8, encodes the following:
- a CDS encoding acyl-CoA carboxylase epsilon subunit; this encodes MTTLGLRIEKGEATDEDLAALTVLLLTRAARTAPGGAYRARSTTSWRPHHFRAPNSWQG